The following are from one region of the Bacillota bacterium genome:
- a CDS encoding sugar ABC transporter permease, which yields MRITQISKYREEILLLLPPALLLTVFVVVPILAVFGISFTEWPIIGVPKFLGVQNYSHLLQDNIFRISMRNTLYYTIILVPSITLLSLGLASMLNAAFPGSNIFKTIYVIPIVAGIVVTSNIWKGLLTTFGPVNQLLTGIGLSPVNFFSPTLAIWSVSLSLLWRNIGYYTIFFLAGMKSIPAEVYDAAAIDGSTGLHTFLKITLPLLKPITLLVVILNTIGSFQIFTVVYIMTGGGPANATISLLNYIYDTGWKFFRMGYASSQAVIFFGVLLLLSIIQKRYIGGETS from the coding sequence GTGCGCATTACGCAGATCAGTAAATATCGGGAAGAGATTCTTCTCCTTTTGCCCCCCGCTCTTCTCCTAACGGTGTTTGTTGTCGTCCCAATATTAGCTGTATTCGGGATCAGCTTTACAGAATGGCCCATTATCGGCGTCCCGAAATTCTTGGGCGTTCAAAATTATTCGCATCTACTACAAGATAATATTTTTAGGATATCAATGAGGAACACCCTTTACTATACTATTATCTTGGTTCCTTCGATCACCCTGCTTTCTCTGGGTCTGGCCAGTATGCTAAACGCGGCCTTCCCTGGATCTAACATTTTCAAGACCATCTATGTAATCCCGATTGTTGCCGGAATTGTTGTGACGTCAAATATATGGAAAGGGTTGCTTACAACCTTTGGCCCGGTAAATCAATTGTTAACTGGGATCGGCCTATCCCCGGTCAACTTCTTTTCGCCAACCCTTGCCATCTGGTCAGTCAGCCTCAGCTTGCTTTGGAGGAATATCGGTTATTATACAATTTTCTTTCTTGCTGGTATGAAGAGCATTCCCGCGGAGGTATATGACGCGGCAGCCATAGATGGGTCAACGGGATTGCATACCTTTCTGAAGATTACGTTGCCGCTTTTGAAGCCCATTACCCTTCTCGTTGTTATCCTTAACACGATCGGATCTTTTCAGATATTTACTGTGGTCTACATTATGACCGGAGGCGGCCCGGCCAACGCGACAATTTCCTTACTGAACTACATTTATGACACTGGATGGAAGTTCTTCCGGATGGGTTATGCCTCATCTCAAGCTGTTATATTCTTTGGGGTGCTTCTCCTGCTCAGCATTATTCAGAAGAGATACATAGGTGGGGAAACGTCCTAA
- a CDS encoding carbohydrate ABC transporter permease, with protein MAGYVLARQNMPGSKLMFLAVLGLLMVPSQITLVPLYLMLSKLNLVDTYTGLILPLAANAFGIFVMKQFIQSIPRDYDEAAMIDGASKFRLFLWVILPLARPALLVVAVTMFMETWNNFIFPLVMITNNQMKTVTLGLADFTYATLNVNWGVTMAGSLLGALPAILLFVVLNRYFMEGLSLGGGIRG; from the coding sequence ATGGCGGGCTATGTTCTTGCACGGCAGAATATGCCTGGAAGCAAGCTCATGTTTCTGGCTGTCTTAGGGCTTTTAATGGTGCCCTCCCAGATTACCCTGGTTCCTCTATATCTGATGCTCAGTAAGCTCAATCTTGTCGATACGTATACAGGATTGATTCTTCCCTTAGCGGCAAATGCGTTTGGCATTTTCGTCATGAAGCAGTTTATACAATCTATCCCTCGCGATTACGATGAGGCGGCGATGATAGATGGTGCATCTAAGTTTAGACTCTTCCTGTGGGTCATTCTTCCGCTCGCGCGCCCGGCCCTGTTGGTTGTAGCGGTTACGATGTTCATGGAAACCTGGAACAACTTTATCTTTCCGCTCGTAATGATCACGAATAACCAGATGAAGACGGTGACGCTGGGGCTGGCCGATTTCACCTATGCCACGCTTAATGTAAACTGGGGAGTCACCATGGCTGGATCATTGCTCGGCGCTCTTCCCGCTATCCTTCTGTTTGTTGTGTTGAATCGGTACTTTATGGAAGGGTTATCATTGGGTGGTGGCATCCGGGGCTAA
- a CDS encoding sugar phosphate isomerase/epimerase has protein sequence MRLAIISDEISQDIDEVLSVLTQTGLHYLEIRMIEGRNVLDLSDDELRDLQRLLKRSQIEVCAIAAPLFKAPLDEKGDEKSHDMDSAAGPDPFKLAIDSFPGHLELLERAIEIAKRFNTRLIRCFSFMGMKPYDEVFPQIAQRLSVAARRAEDADVILCVENEPSCYAKTSWQVSELLSRIQSKHIGALWDPGNAYCVGEKDLAKGFDNVRERVMHIHLKDILLRDPVLPPVPPPGKDPSGGVAPRGSPEMAPEFTVVGRGVLDYPAQLALWRRSGYTGFLSLEPHLSIGRGSVSGAIQSIRSMQAMLR, from the coding sequence ATGCGTTTGGCCATCATAAGTGACGAAATCAGCCAGGATATCGATGAGGTATTGTCCGTGCTAACCCAAACAGGGCTTCATTATCTGGAAATTCGCATGATCGAGGGGCGTAACGTCCTCGACCTTTCCGATGATGAGTTGCGGGATCTCCAGAGACTGTTGAAGCGTTCACAGATCGAGGTTTGCGCGATTGCCGCCCCACTTTTTAAAGCACCTTTGGATGAAAAAGGTGATGAAAAGAGTCATGATATGGACAGCGCGGCCGGACCGGATCCCTTTAAGTTGGCTATTGATAGCTTTCCCGGGCATCTTGAGCTTCTGGAAAGGGCAATCGAGATCGCAAAGCGATTCAATACCAGATTGATCAGGTGCTTTAGCTTTATGGGCATGAAGCCTTATGATGAGGTGTTCCCTCAAATTGCTCAACGACTCTCTGTAGCTGCTCGAAGGGCCGAAGATGCGGATGTCATTTTATGTGTTGAGAACGAACCATCGTGTTACGCCAAGACATCGTGGCAGGTTAGTGAGCTTTTGAGCCGGATTCAGTCTAAACATATTGGAGCCCTTTGGGACCCGGGTAATGCTTATTGTGTCGGTGAAAAAGATTTGGCAAAAGGGTTTGACAATGTCCGGGAACGAGTCATGCACATTCATTTGAAGGACATCCTGTTAAGGGATCCCGTGCTACCTCCCGTGCCGCCACCGGGGAAGGATCCATCAGGGGGCGTAGCCCCACGGGGTAGCCCAGAGATGGCACCGGAATTCACTGTCGTGGGTAGAGGGGTTCTGGATTACCCTGCCCAACTTGCCCTGTGGCGAAGGAGTGGATATACTGGTTTCCTGAGTCTCGAGCCCCACCTCTCCATCGGAAGGGGCTCAGTATCAGGAGCGATCCAATCTATTCGTTCGATGCAGGCAATGCTTCGGTGA
- the nagA gene encoding N-acetylglucosamine-6-phosphate deacetylase gives MTEINLEFNGDGYRGDDYFLLNGRVITPYRIIEHGGIRVQGQYITRVFDMANSNVPEGSRVIDVRGVIIAPGFIDIHLHGGGGADVMDGSIEAFEIIARTHAQGGATAILPSTLTSSLEDLHRAISAFERARDSVINGARLLGLHLEGPYFAEAQCGAQDPRYLREPAPEEYLAILDKSAHIMRVSAAPELPGALELGRELRRRHILASIGHSDATYDDVLAAIESGYSHVTHLYSGMSGVKRVNCYRVTGVIESALLLDELTVEVIADGKHLPASLLKLIYKCKGPERVALCTDAIRAASMPDGEYIVGSEDDGRRIIVDDGVAWLEDRSAFAGSVATIGQLVRNMVNMADVSLRDAIKMATSTPAKILGVDDKMGCLDPGKNADMVVLDSGLSVIMTIVGGRVVYRAPGLD, from the coding sequence ATGACTGAGATTAATCTCGAATTCAACGGCGATGGATATAGAGGCGATGACTACTTCCTACTAAATGGTAGAGTTATCACCCCATATCGAATTATCGAACACGGTGGAATCCGGGTTCAGGGTCAGTATATAACTCGCGTGTTTGATATGGCTAACTCAAATGTCCCGGAAGGCAGCAGAGTTATAGATGTCCGCGGGGTGATAATCGCCCCGGGTTTTATAGATATCCATTTGCACGGGGGCGGCGGCGCGGATGTGATGGATGGGAGCATCGAGGCGTTTGAAATTATAGCACGTACCCATGCTCAAGGTGGCGCTACCGCTATACTTCCGAGCACCTTAACTAGTTCACTGGAAGACCTGCATCGGGCTATCAGTGCATTTGAGAGGGCGAGGGACTCGGTAATTAATGGGGCAAGGCTGCTTGGGTTGCATCTTGAAGGCCCATATTTTGCGGAGGCGCAGTGCGGCGCGCAAGATCCAAGATACCTTAGGGAACCAGCTCCAGAAGAGTACCTTGCCATACTCGATAAGAGCGCGCATATAATGAGGGTCTCCGCCGCCCCGGAGCTGCCTGGTGCGCTCGAACTCGGCCGGGAGCTTAGAAGACGGCATATTCTTGCATCTATAGGACATTCAGATGCAACTTATGACGATGTGCTAGCTGCCATTGAATCAGGTTATTCGCATGTTACCCACCTGTACTCTGGGATGTCAGGAGTCAAACGCGTTAACTGTTATAGAGTTACGGGAGTCATTGAATCTGCTCTTCTCTTAGATGAGTTGACCGTGGAAGTGATTGCGGATGGGAAACACCTCCCCGCTAGCCTTCTGAAGCTTATATATAAGTGTAAGGGGCCGGAGCGCGTAGCGTTGTGCACGGATGCAATCAGGGCGGCTTCCATGCCGGATGGAGAATATATCGTGGGGAGCGAAGATGACGGGCGGCGGATCATAGTGGATGATGGGGTCGCCTGGCTGGAGGACAGGTCGGCTTTCGCAGGGAGCGTCGCTACCATAGGCCAGCTCGTCCGCAATATGGTCAACATGGCCGACGTATCCTTGAGAGATGCTATAAAAATGGCCACATCAACGCCGGCGAAGATTCTCGGTGTTGATGATAAGATGGGATGCCTGGACCCGGGAAAGAACGCCGATATGGTGGTTTTGGATAGCGGTCTTTCAGTGATTATGACTATCGTTGGGGGGCGGGTCGTCTATCGCGCTCCAGGGCTAGATTGA